One genomic segment of Panicum virgatum strain AP13 chromosome 2N, P.virgatum_v5, whole genome shotgun sequence includes these proteins:
- the LOC120658934 gene encoding ubiquitin carboxyl-terminal hydrolase 15-like, whose product MGNSCAKGSEHKTFKWTIDGFSSLLDKGWTCSSVFEFMGVRWCLMLNPKDRKRNDAKEHVSLKLMLMRTSVKPDTVIEAYFKFLIYDQNFGKHREHLGNHSFQAASTTSGTSCMIPLKKLKTSRFLVNNSCTFGIEFIKVATVKTSSPLETLFVTKMNVFNEAKVYTWKIEDYFALKNPSYSPKFEVGRYRWFIKMHPTSEGNHLSLFLNMKQRNDIPKDSGNLVEFTISIKDLENGKDKKSTGRFHFSNNAPSWGWRKFISLEDFKDKSKGYLIKGKCCVEAKVTIVGPSKKQ is encoded by the exons ATGGGCAACTCATGCGCCAAAGGTTCTG AGCATAAAACCTTCAAGTGGACCATTGACGGCTTCTCCTcccttcttgacaagggatgGACATGCTCCAGCGTGTTTGAGTTCATGGGAGTGAGATG GTGCCTAATGCTGAACCCaaaggacagaaagagaaaTGATGCGAAGGAGCATGTCTCTCTCAAGCTTATGCTGATGCGAACTTCAGTGAAACCTGACACTGTCATAGAGGCATatttcaagttcttgatatatGATCAGAACTTTGGAAAGCACAGGGAGCATCTAG GTAACCACAGCTTCCAGGCTGCAAGCACAACTTCTGGCACCTCATGCATGATACCCCTGAAGAAACTGAAGACCTCTAGATTTCTTGTCAACAACAGCTGCACCTTTGGTATCGAGTTCATCAAAGTCGCCACTGTCAAAACCAGTTCGCCGTTAGAAACACTCTTTGTCACGAAGATGAACGTTTTCAACGAGGCCAAAGTTTACACTTGGAAAATTGAGGACTACTTTGCACTGAAGAACCCGAGCTACTCACCAAAGTTTGAAGTCGGTAGATACAGATG GTTTATCAAAATGCATCCAACTAGTGAAGGAAACCACCTGTCGTTGTTTCTTAACATGAAGCAGCGAAATGATATCCCAAAAGACTCTGGGAACCTAGTCGAATTTACCATATCCATCAAGGACCTGGAAAATGGCAAGGACAAGAAATCAACCG GCCGGTTCCATTTCTCAAACAATGCTCCTTCTTGGGGATGGAGGAAATTCATCTCTCTAGAGGATTTCAAGGACAAGTCAAAAGGCTATCTCATCAAAGGCAAGTGTTGCGTTGAGGCTAAAGTCACAATCGTTGGCCCCTCCAAGAAACAGTAG
- the LOC120661374 gene encoding protein C2-DOMAIN ABA-RELATED 8-like produces MASASKEEVIGKLNVRVLRGNNLIIADPLTHTSDPYVVLQYGAQKVKTSVQKKNPNPVWNEVLHLSVTNPTKPVHLEVFDEDKFTADDSMGVADINITDIYDAAKLDLSHATNGTRIKTIYPVGVNYLGGESHVQWKDGKVVQDLILKLKKVDSGLIVVQLEWVHVPGVKL; encoded by the exons ATGGCGTCGGCGTCCAAGGAGGAGGTGATCGGGAAGCTCAACGTCCGCGTGCTGCGGGGGAACAACCTGATCATCGCCGACCCGCTCACCCACACCAGCGACCCCTACGTCGTCCTCCAGTACGGCGCCCAG AAGGTGAAGACTAGTGTCCAGAAGAAGAATCCTAATCCAGTCTGGAATGAAGTACTGCACCTCTCAGTCACAAATCCTACAAAGCCAGTGCACCTT GAAGTTTTTGATGAGGACAAATTCACAGCTGACGACAGCATGGGTGTGGCTGACATCAACATAACTGACATATACGATGCTGCGAAGTTGGATCTGAGCCATGCCACTAACGGAACCAGGATCAAGACAATATATCCAGTCGGTGTAAACTACCTTGGCGGTGAGAGCCATGTTCAGTGGAAGGATGGAAAGGTTGTCCAGGACTTGATTCTGAAGCTGAAGAAGGTCGATAGTGGCCTGATCGTGGTGCAGCTGGAATGGGTTCATGTTCCTGGTGTCAAGCTGTGA
- the LOC120662828 gene encoding uncharacterized protein LOC120662828, translating to MARESIYGASWEEAFHWQRPDELEVRDVAVDPFSLRQFSRLNIDRPLPIPSVSVDDRSAHVSPARFNTGASVPATAAAASPRASIAGGIKALATPTGLGVDDARPAAHSPPSAALPRSKLSDSWETELADAGFDVALPSSSERKASEPQRWGSDVPLIAAADAEEYSFGGAKAGRGKQQAKHAGKGPFTCCMHVPGLARRIKPPTSTAAAAVAMAARPYSSSAFGNKTAAAVEAGYPSTCSASARPSNMSLAVSLERFDCLSTSSSSRGLGLDDGEAASSSSCFELPLELILGCDDGEESDLPVCAAFLFDSDGVRKSVLKRRLEAGAGMEPRRPSLGKVSTDSPGTGRISTHHVRVSLKSRSPAASTSP from the coding sequence ATGGCGAGGGAGTCCATCTACGGAGCCTCGTGGGAAGAGGCCTTCCACTGGCAGCGCCCGGATGAGCTGGAGGTGAGGGACGTGGCCGTCGACCCCTTCTCTCTGCGGCAGTTCTCCCGGCTCAATATCGACAGGCCCCTTCCCATCCCCTCCGTCTCCGTGGACGACCGCAGCGCCCACGTGTCGCCGGCTCGGTTCAACACCGGTGCGAGCGtgccggccaccgcggcggcggcgtccccgcgCGCGTCGATCGCCGGGGGGATAAAGGCTCTGGCCACCCCCACCGGGTTAGGCGTCGACGATGCGCGCCCAGCCGCGCACTCCCCGCCCTCCGCGGCGCTGCCGAGGAGCAAGCTGTCCGACAGCTGGGAGACGGAGCTAGCGGACGCTGGTTTCGACGTTGCCCTGCCCTCGTCGTCGGAGCGGAAGGCAAGCGAGCCGCAGCGCTGGGGCAGCGACGTGCCGCTGATCGCTGCCGCGGACGCCGAGGAGTACTCCTTCGGCGGCGCCAAGGCCGGCCGGGGCAAGCAGCAAGCGAAGCACGCCGGGAAAGGGCCGTTCACCTGCTGCATGCACGTCCCGGGGCTCGCCAGGAGGATCAAACCTCCgacatcgacggcggcggcggcggtggcgatggcTGCGCGCCCTTATTCGTCGAGCGCATTCGGCAACAAGACCGCCGCGGCCGTGGAGGCCGGCTACCCAAGCACGTGCTCGGCGTCGGCGCGACCGAGCAACATGTCGCTGGCCGTGTCGCTGGAGCGGTTCGACTGCctgtcgacgtcgtcgtcctcgcGGGGCCTGGGCCTCGACGACGGGGAggccgcctcctcgtcgtcctgctTCGAGCTGCCGCTGGAGCTCATCCTGGgctgcgacgacggcgaggagtCCGACCTGCCGGTGTGCGCCGCGTTCTTGTTCGACAGCGACGGCGTGCGGAAGAGCGTGCTCAAGAGGAGGCTGGAAGCTGGCGCAGGCATGGAGCCGCGGCGGCCGTCGCTGGGGAAGGTGTCCACCGACTCGCCCGGCACCGGCAGGATCTCGACCCATCACGTCCGGGTCTCCTTGAAGTCGAGGTCTCCAGCGGCATCCACATCGCCGTAG
- the LOC120661376 gene encoding protein CHROMATIN REMODELING 35-like: MGAYDKFKRSAVDTSLYVHPCLSEISEVNVEERDNNLTDKSIDMMIDSIDVRDGVKARFFMNMLSLASSQGEKLLAFSQYILPMKFLERLLVKVKGWHVGKEIFMILGDTSQENREMLVDQFNNSADAKVLFGSIRACGEGISLVGASRVVILDVHLNPSVTRQAIGRAFRPGQQKKVFVYRLVAADSAEEKHHESAFKKEVIQKLWFEWNEHCTTEDFKLGQVDIDDCGDELLDTKAMRQDVKALYRM; this comes from the exons ATGGGAGCATATGACAAGTTCAAAAGAAGTGCAGTAGATACTTCATTGTATGTTCATCCATGTCTTTCAGAAATTTCAGAAGTTAATGTTGAGGAGAGGGATAACAACTTGACAGATAAGTCAATTGATATGATGATTGATTCCATCGATGTGAGAGATGGGGTGAAGGCCAGGTTTTTCATGAATATGCTGTCACTTGCTAGTTCTCAAGGAGAGAAATTACTTGCTTTTAGCCAATATATACTTCCAATGAAATTTTTGGAAAGGCTGCTGGTTAAGGTGAAGGGCTGGCATGTGGGGAAAGAGATTTTCATGATCCTTGGTGATACTAGTCAAGAAAACAGAGAAATGTTAGTTGATCAATTTAACAACTCTGCTGATGCAAAAGTACTGTTTGGTTCTATCAGAGCATGTGGCGAGGGTATCTCCCTTGTTGGCGCGTCAAGAGTTGTCATTTTGGATGTTCACCTGAACCCATCTGTCACCCGTCAAGCAATCGGGCGTGCATTCAGGCCTGGACAGCAGAAGAAAGTGTTTGTGTACAGGCTTGTAGCTGCTGATTCTGCCGAGGAGAAGCACCATGAGTCTGCATTCAAGAAGGAAGTTATACAGAAGCTGTGGTTCGAATGGAATGAGCACTGCACAACAGAAGACTTCAAACTTGGTCAAGTTGATATTGATGACTGTGGGGATGAATTATTGGATACTAAAGCAATGCGTCAGGATGTCAAGGCACTGTATAGGAT GTAG